The region TCCGAACTCGCCGTCGGCCCGGAGAGATCTATCGGCCGTTTTACGCCCTTGGCCCCGTACTTTTCGCCGACCGAGAGAATTTCGTCTGAATCGCTCGAAACGAATACTTCCGAAACAAATCGGGAGCCCCGCGCAGCTCTAATGGTCCGGCCAACCAGCGGAATGCCGTTCAACGGCCGGATATTCTTTCCCGGGAGACCGACAGAGCCGCCGCGCGCGGGGATCGCTGCTACAATTTTCATGGGTGGTCCATCGCTTGGCACGCTTCGAACATCATTCCGGCTTCCGGGCAATGACCGTGACGAAAGATCCCCAGAACGCAGGAGAGACTTCAGCGTCGGCCGACAGCATTGCATCGAATGCCTCGCGGGACGCAAAGCGGGTTCCAAAGAAAGGGTATTCCACTTTCTGAATGCGAAACCCCGTGTCCCGCAGCAATCGCATCAGGGAGTCGTCGGTGAAGAGGCTGACATGCGTGGGATCATGCAACAACCGGAAGCGGTCGCCGAATTGCCGAGCGGCGGCGCTGGCAAAATTGGGGGTCCCGCAGATGAAATCGCCCCCCGGTTTCAGGATGTTGAAGATGTTCTCAACGAACGAAACCGGCTCGTCGACATGCTCGATCACATGATTGGCGACAACGACGTCGAACGTGCCGGCGGCAAAAGTATTGCTTTGGAGCACTCCCTGACGCAGATCAGCGGAACACCGCTGCCCCGCAATCTCTATTGCCCGTCGCGACGGATCGAGGCCGACGCACTTGTTTGCGTCGGCGACCTGTTCCAATAGTTCGCC is a window of Roseibium salinum DNA encoding:
- a CDS encoding class I SAM-dependent methyltransferase codes for the protein MSIIDRCLELYRGDRYYIHYPARPLKQDYWEAKQDPDGKVRDAAEERETRKEDVRYIADYVNSRSPGTVLDIGFGLGELLEQVADANKCVGLDPSRRAIEIAGQRCSADLRQGVLQSNTFAAGTFDVVVANHVIEHVDEPVSFVENIFNILKPGGDFICGTPNFASAAARQFGDRFRLLHDPTHVSLFTDDSLMRLLRDTGFRIQKVEYPFFGTRFASREAFDAMLSADAEVSPAFWGSFVTVIARKPE